A genomic stretch from Coffea arabica cultivar ET-39 chromosome 10c, Coffea Arabica ET-39 HiFi, whole genome shotgun sequence includes:
- the LOC113714257 gene encoding MDIS1-interacting receptor like kinase 2-like: MVESKLPPELGDLKSIEKINLSHNRITGTILTSFDNCFSLISIDISYNQLEGPLPNITACQKAPFDALRNNKDLCGRVVGLKPCPQSTQKGTGRRTSKRIIFLIVLPILGTMFLLTVVVGILILSRSHTRHVENKPLELTGNLFTIWSFDGKMVYENIIDATENFDPKYCIGVGGCGSVFRAELPNGQVVAVKKLHATDGGTLRRLKDFTNEIRALTNVRHRNIVKLYGFCTHIEHTFLVYEFLEGGNLMQLLSNDETTSKFDWSKRANMVKDMATAFSYMHQDCSPSIVHREISSKNILLDSEYQACISDFGTARLIRLDSSNWTTFVGTYGYVAPELAYTMEVNEKCDVYSFGALVLEVIMGKHPGDFISSILSAPSSTSTAYSVLLKDIVDPRLSSPSKQESKLVVLMAKLALSCIEPNPQLRPTMKQMSVQLSKEIPTQFNIFPMLEPGSGSGALKKASGLPGPW, translated from the exons ATGGTGGAATCCAAATTGCCACCAGAGCTAGGCGATTTGAAAAGCATTGAGAAGATTAATCTATCACATAATAGAATAACAGGAACTATCCTCACCAGCTTTGATAATTGCTTCAGTTTGATATCTATTGATATATCCTACAATCAATTGGAAGGTCCTCTTCCCAACATTACTGCATGTCAAAAAGCTCCATTTGATGCCCTGAGAAACAATAAAGATTTATGTGGCAGAGTTGTTGGATTGAAGCCTTGCCCTCAATCAACTCAAAAGGGAACCGGTAGAAGGACAAGTAAAAGGATTATTTTCCTAATTGTGCTTCCAATATTAGGAACAATGTTTCTTTTGACAGTGGTTGTGGGCATTTTAATCCTTTCACGGTCACATACGAGACATGTGGAGAATAAACCTCTAGAATTAACAGGAAATTTGTTCACTATCTGGAGCTTTGATGGGAAAATGGTCTATGAAAACATCATTGATGCAACAGAAAATTTTGACCCCAAGTATTGCATCGGAGTGGGAGGATGTGGAAGTGTTTTCAGAGCAGAGTTGCCAAATGGTCAAGTTGTTGCTGTCAAGAAACTTCATGCAACAGATGGTGGTACCTTGAGGAGGTTGAAAGATTTCACTAATGAGATCCGTGCACTAACAAATGTACGGCATCGAAACATCGTGAAGCTGTACGGATTTTGTACACATATAGAACATACTTTTTTGGTATATGAATTCTTGGAAGGGGGAAACTTGATGCAGCTATTGAGCAATGATGAAACAACATCCAAGTTTGACTGGAGCAAGAGGGCAAACATGGTAAAAGATATGGCAACTGCATTTTCCTATATGCATCAAGATTGTTCTCCTTCAATAGTTCATCGAGAAATATCTAGCAAAAACATTTTGTTAGATTCCGAGTATCAAGCTTGCATCTCTGACTTTGGCACTGCAAGACTCATCAGGCTTGATTCATCTAATTGGACTACATTTGTAGGAACTTATGGATATGTTGCTCCAG AACTTGCTTATACAATGGAAGTAAATGAAAAATGTGATGTTTATAGTTTTGGTGCATTGGTTTTAGAAGTGATCATGGGCAAGCATCCAGGTGATTTCATATCGTCAATATTGTCAGCACCATCATCTACTTCAACAGCATATAGTGTGTTACTCAAAGACATTGTGGATCCTCGACTTTCATCTCCAAGTAAGCAAGAATCAAAACTAGTGGTGTTGATGGCAAAGCTAGCATTGTCATGTATAGAGCCCAATCCTCAGTTGAGGCCGACCATGAAACAAATGTCCGTCCAACTATCCAAAGAAATTCCTACTCAATTCAACATATTTCCAATG CTTGAGCCAGGCTCTGGAAGTGGAGCACTAAAGAAAGCATCTGGACTACCTGGTCCGTGGTAG
- the LOC113714258 gene encoding uncharacterized protein, with the protein MALESILMLHFAILLLCFCTGIFHVAESTALSIVSDKEALMSLKSQINMEMSNPLSTWDQDSSSPCNWTGVVCNRNGQRVIGLDLSGLRLSGSISPYLGNLSFLRSLQMQNNQLTGNLPEQLGNLFRLRSLNVSFNSLTGAIPSNISQCKELRVLDLMQNRMTGGIPEEIGQLKELQVLNLARNQLFGPFSSSLVNISTLTNLNLGTNSLDGPIPSDLSHLRNLKYLDLTINNFTGTVPASIYNMSSLVYLALASNDLWGDLPSNVGVTLPNLLGFNFCINKFTGTIPGSLHNLTRIRIIRMAHNLLHGSVPPGLGNLPDLEMYNIGYNRIVSSGTNGFSFLESLKNSTRLNFLAVDSNLLEGVIPETIGNLSKVLKKFYMGGNRVYGSIPPSVGQLRGLELLDMSNEAIYGEIPPEIGQLEELQVLGLAGNLLSGKIPNSLGNLQKLNKIDLSKNELLGSIPATFKNFQSLLSMDLSNNKLNGSIPPEILHLPSLSAFLNLSRNCLTGPLPEEVGFLEGVVTIDISDNRLSGEIPKAIGNCKSLEHLLLARNMLSGHIPDTLGDIRGLGTLDLSLNQLNGTIPFDLKNLQALQVLNLSFNNLEGDVPSGGVFVDPSKVHLEGNKNLCLETTCNNRHAHRRRLILVSSLIGALIAVCFTVAFLFYLRKGKAKVETTSESLKHRHRMIAYNELCLATNNFSKENLVGIGSFGSVYKGQLTEGTAVAVKVINTEATGSWKSFTAECAALRHVRHRNLVKLITTCSSIDFKNSGFLALVYEFMSNGNLEDWITGKRRTSDGEGLNVVDRLNVAIDIACAINYLHHECEAPIVHCDLKPSNILLDSDMTAKVGDFGLARLLINNGGDQPSISCTHTLKGSIGYIPPEYGFGEKPSTAGDVYSFGILLLELFTGRSPRHASFTEGLSLKKWVDINSHTNIEEVLYPELHEEGDSIDQEIQGDCLIKVMGIGLSCAADSPDNRITMRVALHRLKAIRDALLKPDRHKNSKSLMHH; encoded by the exons ATGGCTTTAGAAAGCATCCTTATGCTTCATTTTGCAATTCTACTTCTCTGCTTTTGCACAGGCATATTTCATGTTGCAGAATCAACTGCTCTTAGCATTGTCTCTGACAAGGAGGCACTGATGTCTCTTAAGTCTCAGATAAATATGGAAATGTCTAATCCCTTATCCACTTGGGACCAAGATTCATCATCTCCTTGCAATTGGACTGGAGTTGTCTGCAACAGAAATGGCCAAAGAGTGATAGGACTGGACCTTTCAGGCCTCAGACTATCAGGCTCTATAAGCCCTTACTTGGGCAACCTGTCCTTCCTTAGATCACTTCAAATGCAGAATAACCAATTGACAGGAAACCTCCCTGAGCAACTTGGCAATCTCTTTCGTCTTAGATCATTGAATGTGAGCTTCAACAGCCTGACTGGTGCTATACCAAGTAACATTAGTCAGTGCAAAGAGCTCAGAGTCCTTGACTTGATGCAAAATCGGATGACGGGGGGAATTCCTGAAGAGATTGGCCAATTGAAAGAACTTCAAGTTTTGAACCTGGCGAGAAACCAGCTCTTTGGTCCATTCTCATCTTCGCTAGTAAACATTTCAACCCTTACCAACTTAAATCTAGGCACCAACTCACTAGATGGACCGATACCAAGTGATTTGTCCCATCTACGAAACTTGAAGTATCTTGATCTCACAATTAATAATTTCACTGGTACAGTCCCTGCCTCTATTTACAACATGTCTTCCCTTGTTTATTTAGCTTTGGCTTCCAATGATTTGTGGGGTGATCTTCCCAGCAATGTTGGAGTAACGCTTCCAAATCTTCTAGGCTTCAATTTTTGCATCAATAAATTCACTGGTACAATTCCTGGATCCTTGCACAATCTTACAAGGATACGAATAATCCGCATGGCACATAATCTTTTGCATGGAAGTGTTCCTCCAGGATTAGGGAATCTTCCTGATCTTGAGATGTATAACATCGGGTACAATAGGATTGTTAGTTCAGGTACTAATGGCTTTAGTTTTCTTGAGTCCTTGAAAAATAGTACTCGTTTAAACTTCCTTGCAGTTGATTCCAATCTCTTAGAAGGTGTAATTCCAGAGACCATAGGCAATCTTTCTAAAGTTCTTAAAAAGTTTTACATGGGAGGAAACCGTGTCTATGGCAGTATACCGCCCTCAGTTGGCCAGCTTAGAGGCTTAGAGTTGCTAGACATGAGTAATGAGGCAATTTATGGTGAAATTCCCCCAGAAATTGGCCAGTTGGAGGAACTACAAGTATTGGGATTGGCTGGAAATCTATTGTCAGGAAAAATCCCAAATTCCCTTGGCAATCTCCAGAAGTTGAACAAGATTGACctatcaaaaaatgaattgctgGGTAGTATACCTGCTACCTTCAAAAACTTCCAAAGTCTACTTTCCATGGACTTATCCAACAATAAGCTCAATGGAAGCATTCCACCAGAAATCCTCCATCTTCCAAGTTTAAGCGCTTTTCTCAATCTTTCTAGGAATTGTCTTACAGGTCCTCTGCCAGAAGAAGTTGGATTCCTGGAAGGAGTTGTTACAATTGACATATCTGACAACCGTCTATCAggtgaaattccaaaggcaatTGGGAACTGTAAGAGCTTGGAGCATTTACTACTTGCCAGAAACATGCTGTCAGGCCATATTCCAGACACTCTAGGAGATATAAGGGGATTGGGAACTCTTGATCTTTCCTTAAACCAACTCAATGGCACAATTCCCTTTGATCTTAAGAATTTGCAGGCACTTCAGGTCCTTAATCTCTCTTTCAACAATTTGGAAGGAGATGTCCCCTCTGGTGGAGTTTTTGTAGACCCTTCCAAAGTTCATTTGGAAGGCAACAAAAACCTCTGCCTGGAAACGACATGCAATAATAGGCACGCTCATCGCAGACGGTTAATATTGGTGTCCAGTCTAATTGGAGCACTAATAGCAGTGTGTTTCACAGTTGCCTTTCTATTTTACCTCCGAAAGGGCAAAGCAAAAGTAGAAACAACATCTGAATCCCTTAAGCATCGGCATAGAATGATTGCTTACAATGAGCTCTGCCTTGCTACCAATAATTTCAGCAAAGAAAATCTTGTTGGGATTGGGAGCTTTGGATCTGTATACAAAGGACAATTGACAGAAGGAACTGCTGTTGCGGTTAAGGTCATCAATACAGAGGCGACTGGATCCTGGAAGAGCTTTACAGCAGAATGTGCAGCTTTGAGACACGTGAGGCACAGGAATCTAGTTAAACTTATCACCACTTGCTCCAGCATTGACTTCAAGAATTCAGGTTTTCTGGCTTTAGTTTATGAATTCATGAGCAATGGTAATTTGGAAGACTGGATAACAGGGAAGAGGAGGACTTCTGATGGAGAGGGGCTCAATGTTGTCGACAGATTGAATGTAGCGATTGATATTGCCTGTGCCATAAATTATCTTCACCATGAATGTGAGGCCCCCATAGTGCACTGTGATTTGAAGCCTAGCAATATTCTTCTGGATTCAGACATGACGGCAAAGGTTGGAGATTTTGGACTGGCCAGGTTGCTGATCAACAACGGTGGTGATCAACCTTCAATCAGCTGTACACATACTCTGAAGGGATCCATAGGCTACATACCTCCAG AATATGGCTTTGGAGAAAAACCATCCACAGCTGGAGATGTCTACAGTTTTGGAATTCTGTTGCTAGAACTCTTCACAGGCAGAAGCCCAAGACATGCAAGTTTCACGGAAGGATTAAGCTTAAAGAAGTGGGTAGACATCAATTCTCACACAAACATTGAGGAAGTGCTGTACCCGGAATTACACGAGGAAGGTGATTCCATTGACCAAGAAATCCAAGGTGATTGCCTGATCAAAGTCATGGGGATAGGCCTGTCTTGTGCTGCAGATTCTCCTGATAACCGCATAACCATGAGAGTTGCTCTGCACAGACTGAAAGCCATAAGAGATGCTCTTCTCAAGCCTGATAGGCATAAAAATTCCAAGTCCTTAATGCACCATTAA